A genomic window from Leptolyngbya sp. BL0902 includes:
- a CDS encoding M48 family metalloprotease has protein sequence MKRAKRFLAFTLAAYGLALGANFAYGMSSPTWATDPTAAAVAAENPLERRTQHQDIQDTEESADGVEAVVESRPTLEAMDAPDPEAISEPGAATETEWELGVEWESETPWPLGNRNPAEAEAQNAVGPGEAVAEDGPDAETEAAAEQPSTTEASSAGESSEVEASDAESPGAESPEAESSEAASSIDRARLFIGLSEDQVKRSQLLMEADQHFLAGDRAAANALYRQAKEAKWLAEMTSGEVIVPITDPEDLSPAGRVYWREAQAGLDSGFPNRVLVPLELLVRDYPDFLPAQSLYGRYLIQQGRTEEARQLLESLALRFPYHPDVLNAQIQLQMAQEQWIEAAITANQFALLNPEHPDAGAMEQLAQENFNRFRGQINANLTRNLVGNIITGAASYFLTGGLFGPFTALNSGILMMQGESVLGQQVADQVKRQLPIVTDPEVRDYVNEIGHKLAALAGRDEFNYSFEVVMDENLNAFALPGGKIFINAGAITNSYSEAELAGLLGHEISHAVLSHGFQMVTQGNLTASLAAFIPVPQVANIAANLLVASYSRDMERQSDILGTKLLATGNYAADGLHNLMTTLEAEHGNRGVTWFASHPNPGERVSYIKQLIDQGGFDRYTYEGVEKHLTVRLKTLQLINEYKLENSRQDKLPRR, from the coding sequence ATGAAACGTGCGAAACGTTTTTTGGCCTTCACCTTGGCGGCCTATGGGCTGGCCTTGGGGGCCAATTTCGCCTACGGAATGAGCAGCCCAACTTGGGCGACAGACCCAACGGCGGCGGCGGTTGCGGCGGAGAATCCTCTAGAACGGCGGACTCAACACCAGGATATACAGGATACAGAGGAGTCTGCGGACGGGGTGGAGGCGGTGGTAGAGTCCCGTCCTACCCTGGAAGCGATGGACGCACCCGACCCAGAAGCAATCTCAGAACCCGGGGCAGCGACAGAAACGGAGTGGGAACTGGGAGTAGAGTGGGAGTCTGAAACGCCTTGGCCCTTGGGCAATCGCAACCCGGCTGAGGCAGAGGCCCAGAATGCTGTTGGCCCTGGGGAAGCTGTTGCGGAGGACGGGCCAGACGCGGAGACCGAGGCCGCAGCGGAGCAGCCTTCAACAACAGAAGCGTCCTCGGCAGGGGAGTCCTCAGAGGTAGAAGCTTCAGATGCAGAGTCCCCAGGAGCAGAGTCCCCAGAAGCAGAGTCCTCAGAGGCCGCCTCATCGATAGATCGGGCGCGGTTATTCATCGGGCTTTCGGAGGATCAAGTTAAGCGCAGTCAGCTTTTGATGGAGGCAGATCAGCATTTTCTGGCGGGAGATCGGGCGGCGGCGAATGCGCTCTATCGTCAGGCGAAGGAGGCCAAATGGCTGGCGGAAATGACCAGCGGTGAAGTCATTGTGCCCATCACCGACCCCGAAGATCTGTCTCCGGCGGGTCGGGTGTATTGGCGCGAAGCCCAGGCCGGATTGGATTCTGGCTTTCCCAACCGGGTGTTGGTACCGCTAGAACTGTTGGTACGAGACTATCCTGACTTTTTGCCCGCCCAGTCTCTCTATGGGCGCTACTTGATCCAGCAGGGGCGCACGGAGGAGGCGCGGCAACTCCTAGAGTCCTTGGCGCTGCGGTTTCCCTACCATCCCGATGTGCTGAACGCCCAAATTCAGCTTCAGATGGCTCAGGAGCAGTGGATTGAAGCGGCGATCACCGCCAACCAGTTTGCCCTGCTTAACCCCGAACACCCCGATGCCGGAGCCATGGAGCAACTGGCCCAGGAGAACTTCAACCGCTTCCGAGGCCAGATCAACGCTAACCTCACCCGCAACCTGGTAGGCAACATCATCACGGGCGCGGCCAGCTACTTCCTCACCGGGGGGCTGTTTGGCCCCTTCACTGCCCTCAACTCCGGCATTTTGATGATGCAGGGGGAAAGCGTGCTGGGGCAGCAGGTGGCGGATCAGGTCAAGCGTCAGTTGCCCATCGTCACCGACCCGGAGGTGCGGGACTACGTCAACGAGATTGGCCACAAACTCGCCGCCCTGGCCGGACGGGATGAGTTTAACTACAGCTTTGAGGTGGTGATGGATGAGAATCTCAACGCCTTTGCCCTGCCGGGAGGAAAGATCTTCATCAACGCCGGAGCCATCACCAATAGCTATTCCGAAGCAGAACTGGCCGGACTGCTGGGCCACGAAATTTCCCATGCGGTGCTATCCCATGGATTCCAAATGGTGACTCAGGGCAACCTCACCGCCAGCCTTGCGGCCTTTATCCCCGTGCCCCAGGTGGCCAACATCGCCGCCAACCTGTTGGTAGCCAGCTATTCCCGCGATATGGAGCGTCAGTCCGACATTTTGGGCACTAAGCTCCTCGCCACCGGGAACTATGCCGCCGACGGCCTCCACAACCTGATGACCACCCTCGAAGCCGAACACGGCAATCGCGGCGTCACCTGGTTTGCCTCCCACCCCAACCCTGGGGAGCGGGTGAGCTACATCAAACAACTCATCGACCAAGGCGGCTTCGACCGCTACACCTACGAAGGCGTGGAAAAGCACCTGACTGTGCGCCTCAAAACCCTCCAGCTCATCAACGAGTACAAACTGGAGAACAGCCGCCAGGATAAGCTTCCCCGCCGTTAG
- a CDS encoding M48 family metallopeptidase has protein sequence MPGKTLLTGLQANQFRHPLDLEATRALQQLPGLDVLVRMVVAPLAESFFHLENLASGIQVSERQLPSLHGALVEACQILDLDVPQLYVRQNPVPNAYTFAMRGERPFIVIHTALIELLTPAETQAVIAHELGHLKCDHSLYLTVANLITLAASQLPFGAEMSQGLQNRLMEWVRCAEFTCDRAALLVAQDPRIVASLLMKLCGGSPSLVSELSVDAFIDQARAYDDLSQDALGDALKQLRTQGLTHPVPVLRAREIDRWASSPAYGALVKNRAIEYNGDSSKGGWRNW, from the coding sequence ATGCCTGGTAAAACTCTGCTGACTGGTCTCCAAGCCAATCAGTTTCGCCATCCCCTCGATCTCGAAGCCACCCGCGCCCTACAACAACTACCGGGATTGGATGTGCTGGTGCGGATGGTGGTGGCTCCTCTGGCGGAATCGTTTTTTCATTTAGAAAACCTGGCGTCGGGCATTCAGGTCAGTGAGCGACAACTGCCCAGCCTCCATGGGGCTTTGGTAGAAGCCTGCCAAATTCTCGATTTAGACGTGCCTCAGCTCTACGTGCGGCAGAACCCCGTTCCCAATGCCTACACCTTTGCCATGCGGGGCGAGCGACCCTTCATCGTCATCCATACCGCCCTGATCGAACTGTTGACCCCAGCGGAAACTCAGGCAGTGATCGCCCACGAACTGGGCCATCTCAAGTGCGACCACAGCCTTTACCTGACGGTGGCTAACCTGATTACCCTCGCCGCCAGCCAGCTTCCCTTTGGGGCGGAAATGTCCCAGGGGCTGCAAAATCGGCTGATGGAATGGGTGCGCTGTGCCGAGTTTACCTGCGACCGGGCCGCCCTGCTGGTGGCTCAGGATCCGCGCATTGTGGCGTCGTTGCTGATGAAGCTCTGCGGCGGCTCTCCGTCCCTCGTTTCTGAACTGAGTGTGGACGCCTTTATCGATCAAGCCCGCGCCTACGACGATCTGAGCCAGGACGCCCTCGGCGACGCCCTCAAGCAACTGCGTACCCAAGGGCTTACCCACCCCGTTCCGGTGCTGCGGGCCAGGGAGATTGATCGCTGGGCCAGCAGTCCGGCCTACGGTGCCCTGGTGAAAAACCGCGCCATTGAGTATAATGGGGATTCATCCAAGGGCGGATGGCGAAATTGGTAG
- a CDS encoding phage holin family protein translates to MSPIIYFLISVIVLAVGLLIISKIPPVGVEIDSPIKALLGGAIIGAFDGFWGFFPSAFRTGVFILTLGIVPLLGSIIVFGLAAWLVDGFRLRWGIWSAIMGAIALAIVSSLLKFILGALGLDI, encoded by the coding sequence ATGAGCCCAATCATTTACTTTTTGATTAGTGTTATTGTCCTAGCGGTTGGCTTGCTAATCATTTCAAAAATTCCTCCCGTTGGGGTTGAGATTGATAGTCCGATTAAAGCGCTTCTAGGTGGGGCTATTATTGGAGCCTTTGATGGCTTTTGGGGATTTTTCCCGTCTGCATTTCGCACGGGCGTTTTCATTTTAACCCTAGGAATTGTCCCGCTCTTGGGCTCCATCATTGTGTTTGGCCTTGCGGCCTGGTTAGTTGACGGTTTCCGCCTGCGCTGGGGCATCTGGAGTGCCATCATGGGGGCCATTGCCTTGGCTATCGTGAGCTCCCTGCTCAAGTTTATTCTCGGTGCCCTGGGGCTAGATATTTAG
- a CDS encoding DUF1997 domain-containing protein: MSFSPETCGPFWMGAADVVGDAPTGMALDPQAKSQSADPGPEETLLFEGRYAGQMDMAADVGTVGQYLNGHRCWFPRCAHPMQVSPISDHGYALVVGRFSVLGYEVEPQVGLYLSPLDHGIYRIDTMPIPGYVPPGYDVNFQSVLTLREEHPQGAPLTQVDWTLTLTVGIHKPRFLNALPQALVKASGDKLLNQVVRQVSKRLTRKVQEDFHHTRCLPLPESYHRHHFWSHWGKTPNRQDVET, encoded by the coding sequence ATGTCGTTTTCTCCTGAGACCTGTGGGCCGTTCTGGATGGGTGCTGCCGACGTGGTGGGCGATGCTCCTACGGGTATGGCACTAGACCCCCAGGCCAAATCCCAGTCCGCTGACCCAGGGCCAGAGGAAACCCTTTTGTTTGAAGGTCGCTATGCCGGACAGATGGATATGGCGGCAGACGTGGGCACCGTGGGACAGTATCTCAACGGCCATCGCTGTTGGTTCCCTCGCTGTGCTCATCCCATGCAGGTTTCGCCCATTTCAGATCATGGCTACGCCTTAGTCGTCGGGCGTTTTTCAGTACTAGGCTATGAGGTAGAGCCCCAGGTGGGCCTTTACCTTTCGCCCCTTGATCATGGCATTTATCGCATTGATACGATGCCCATTCCAGGCTACGTGCCACCGGGCTATGACGTGAATTTTCAGTCGGTGTTGACCCTCCGCGAAGAACACCCCCAGGGGGCTCCCCTCACCCAGGTAGACTGGACGCTCACCCTCACCGTCGGTATCCATAAGCCCCGATTTCTCAACGCGCTGCCCCAAGCCTTGGTCAAGGCATCAGGCGATAAACTCCTTAACCAGGTGGTGCGTCAGGTATCCAAACGCTTGACCCGCAAGGTGCAGGAGGACTTTCATCACACCCGCTGTCTGCCCTTACCTGAGAGCTACCACCGTCACCATTTTTGGTCTCACTGGGGCAAAACCCCTAACCGCCAAGACGTTGAGACGTGA
- a CDS encoding DUF4079 domain-containing protein, whose amino-acid sequence MTADTFQPWLNFVHPVLMWVLLAATLYAMYLGIQARRTRLADAETRKELIKGKFALKHHKVGSVLMAFMVLGTIGGMGATYLESGKLFVGPHLLVGLGMAGLITTSAALVPFMQKGSETARLSHISLNVILVGLFGWQALTGVQIVQRLLSNL is encoded by the coding sequence ATGACCGCAGACACCTTCCAGCCCTGGCTTAATTTTGTTCACCCTGTCTTGATGTGGGTGTTGTTGGCCGCTACCCTCTATGCGATGTATTTGGGTATTCAGGCCCGTCGCACCCGCCTCGCCGATGCCGAAACCCGCAAGGAACTGATCAAAGGCAAGTTTGCCCTCAAGCACCACAAGGTGGGCTCTGTGCTGATGGCGTTTATGGTGTTGGGCACCATCGGCGGCATGGGAGCCACCTACCTCGAAAGCGGCAAGCTGTTTGTGGGGCCGCACCTACTGGTGGGCTTAGGGATGGCCGGACTCATTACCACCTCCGCTGCCCTAGTTCCCTTCATGCAAAAGGGTAGCGAAACCGCCCGCCTCAGCCACATTTCCCTCAATGTGATTCTGGTGGGCTTATTTGGCTGGCAGGCGCTGACGGGGGTGCAAATCGTCCAACGACTGCTGTCTAACCTGTAG
- a CDS encoding thiol-disulfide oxidoreductase DCC family protein, which translates to MYCIIYDGHCNLCVNLVRVLETVDQGQRFQYVPMQDNAALAPFGLTPADGEAGMIVIDLAQPSRRWQGSDAAEEIGRQMPILQGLVAAYRALPGAKSTGDQVYAYIRDHRYQLFGQRADLYQPAYPACVDQTCSPFPTPRD; encoded by the coding sequence ATGTACTGCATCATCTACGACGGCCACTGCAATCTCTGTGTCAACCTGGTGCGGGTGCTAGAAACCGTAGACCAAGGGCAGCGCTTTCAGTATGTGCCCATGCAGGATAACGCGGCCCTAGCTCCCTTTGGCCTGACCCCTGCCGATGGGGAAGCGGGCATGATTGTGATTGACTTGGCCCAACCTAGCCGCCGCTGGCAAGGCAGCGATGCGGCTGAGGAGATTGGTCGCCAAATGCCCATTCTGCAAGGGCTGGTGGCGGCTTATCGAGCTTTACCCGGTGCCAAATCTACGGGGGATCAGGTCTATGCCTACATTCGCGACCACCGCTATCAACTCTTTGGCCAACGGGCCGATCTCTATCAACCTGCCTACCCTGCCTGTGTCGATCAAACCTGCTCCCCCTTCCCCACCCCAAGGGATTAG
- the ftsH3 gene encoding ATP-dependent zinc metalloprotease FtsH3 yields the protein MNKRWRNAGLYALLVVVVIALATAIFDGSGVETQTWRYSKFLDAVQGNQIERVSISSDRTRARFTDPAGNGQIIVNLPNDPELISTLETNNVDIVVLPQSDDSVWVRAFSTLLIPVLLLVVLFFVLRRAQNGPGSQAMNFGKSKARVQMEPQTQVTFGDVAGIEQAKLELTEVVDFLKNADRFTAVGAKIPKGVLLVGPPGTGKTLLAKAVAGEAGVPFFSISGSEFVEMFVGVGASRVRDLFEQAKANAPCIVFIDEIDAVGRQRGAGLGGGNDEREQTLNQLLTEMDGFEGNTGIIIIAATNRPDVLDAALLRPGRFDRQVVVDRPDYAGRLEILNVHARGKTFSKDVDLQKIARRTPGFTGADLSNLLNEAAILAARRNLTEISMDEVNDAIDRVLAGPEKKDRVMSERRKELVAYHEAGHALVGALMPDYDPVQKISIIPRGRAGGLTWFTPSEDRLESGLYSRSYLQNQMAVALGGRIAEEIIFGEEEVTTGASNDLQQVARVARQMVTRFGMSDKLGPVALGRQQGNMFLGRDIAAERDFSEETAATIDSEVRSLVDEAYRRAKDVLVGNRHILDQLARMLVDKETVDADELQQLLATSDVRMASIA from the coding sequence GTGAATAAACGGTGGAGAAATGCAGGTCTATACGCACTGCTGGTGGTGGTGGTCATCGCCCTGGCCACGGCCATCTTTGATGGCTCTGGGGTAGAAACCCAGACTTGGCGCTACAGCAAGTTCCTAGACGCTGTGCAAGGCAATCAAATCGAGCGGGTCAGCATCAGCTCTGACCGCACCCGCGCCCGGTTCACGGATCCGGCGGGCAACGGCCAAATCATCGTCAACCTGCCCAACGATCCCGAACTGATCAGCACCCTAGAAACCAACAATGTGGACATTGTGGTGCTGCCCCAAAGCGACGACAGCGTTTGGGTTCGCGCCTTTAGTACCCTGTTGATTCCGGTGCTGCTGCTGGTGGTGCTGTTCTTTGTGCTGCGCCGCGCCCAAAATGGCCCCGGTAGCCAAGCCATGAACTTTGGCAAGTCCAAGGCCCGCGTGCAGATGGAGCCCCAAACCCAAGTCACCTTTGGCGATGTGGCTGGCATTGAGCAGGCCAAGCTGGAACTCACCGAAGTGGTGGACTTCCTCAAGAACGCCGACCGCTTCACCGCCGTGGGGGCCAAAATTCCTAAGGGCGTGCTGCTGGTTGGGCCTCCGGGGACGGGTAAAACCCTGCTGGCCAAGGCCGTTGCGGGCGAAGCGGGGGTACCCTTCTTCTCCATCTCCGGTTCTGAGTTTGTGGAGATGTTCGTCGGGGTCGGTGCCTCCCGCGTCCGCGACCTGTTTGAACAGGCCAAGGCCAACGCGCCCTGTATCGTGTTCATCGACGAGATTGACGCCGTGGGTCGTCAGCGGGGTGCAGGTCTCGGCGGCGGCAACGACGAACGGGAACAAACCCTCAACCAACTGCTGACCGAAATGGACGGCTTTGAGGGCAACACCGGGATCATCATCATCGCCGCTACCAACCGCCCCGACGTGCTGGATGCCGCCCTACTGCGCCCCGGTCGCTTTGACCGCCAGGTGGTGGTGGATCGGCCCGACTACGCCGGACGCTTGGAAATCCTCAACGTCCACGCCCGTGGCAAAACCTTCTCCAAGGATGTGGATCTGCAAAAGATCGCCCGTCGTACCCCTGGCTTCACCGGGGCCGACCTGTCCAACCTGCTGAACGAGGCCGCCATCCTCGCCGCCCGTCGCAACCTCACCGAAATCTCCATGGATGAGGTGAACGACGCCATCGACCGGGTGCTGGCTGGCCCTGAGAAGAAAGACCGCGTCATGAGCGAACGCCGCAAGGAACTGGTCGCTTACCACGAAGCGGGTCACGCCCTCGTCGGTGCCCTGATGCCGGACTACGACCCCGTGCAGAAAATCAGCATCATCCCTCGCGGTCGGGCGGGTGGTCTCACCTGGTTTACCCCCAGCGAAGATCGCCTGGAATCGGGCCTCTATTCCCGCTCCTACCTGCAAAACCAGATGGCCGTGGCCCTCGGTGGCCGCATCGCTGAGGAAATCATCTTTGGCGAAGAGGAAGTCACCACCGGGGCATCCAACGACCTGCAACAGGTGGCCCGCGTGGCCCGCCAAATGGTGACTCGCTTCGGCATGAGCGACAAACTCGGCCCCGTGGCCCTCGGTCGCCAGCAGGGCAACATGTTCCTGGGCCGCGACATTGCCGCCGAGCGCGATTTCTCTGAAGAAACCGCCGCCACCATCGATTCTGAAGTGCGTTCCCTGGTGGACGAAGCCTACCGCCGCGCCAAGGATGTGCTGGTCGGCAACCGCCACATCCTCGACCAACTGGCCCGGATGCTGGTGGATAAGGAAACCGTCGATGCCGACGAGCTCCAGCAATTGCTGGCCACCAGCGATGTGCGGATGGCGTCTATCGCCTAG
- a CDS encoding aminotransferase class IV, whose product MVYWFNGQPMEGDTISLAVNDPAFLYGATAFTTLRIYQHHLDHPLTGWDDHLQRLRRTIETFQWSAPDWDRVRQGANWVQQTFPVLRITCFPDGRELITGRPLPVDLSQKQRHGITAWVAMGEPYQRAIPNHKTGNYLGSWLALHQAQCQGAAEAILTDAAGHWLETSTGNLWGWGQGQWWTPPLADGLLPGIARQQMLAHLQNQGLPVCQDPWGPAVVSQLEGLAYTNAVVQIIPIHTVIANHSRLVFNPQADGLRELRALFEVAEG is encoded by the coding sequence ATGGTCTACTGGTTCAATGGCCAACCCATGGAAGGGGACACCATTTCCCTTGCCGTCAACGACCCTGCGTTTCTCTACGGGGCAACCGCCTTTACGACCCTGCGAATTTATCAGCACCACCTCGATCATCCCCTCACGGGGTGGGATGATCACCTTCAGCGCCTACGCCGTACGATAGAAACCTTTCAGTGGTCAGCACCAGATTGGGATCGGGTGCGCCAGGGAGCGAACTGGGTGCAGCAGACCTTTCCCGTCCTGCGGATCACCTGCTTCCCCGACGGGCGGGAGTTGATTACCGGACGCCCCTTACCTGTCGATTTGTCCCAAAAGCAGCGCCATGGCATCACCGCCTGGGTAGCCATGGGTGAACCCTACCAGCGAGCGATCCCCAACCACAAAACCGGGAACTACCTGGGCAGTTGGCTGGCGCTCCACCAAGCCCAATGCCAGGGAGCCGCCGAGGCCATTTTGACCGACGCCGCAGGTCACTGGCTGGAGACCAGCACGGGCAACCTCTGGGGCTGGGGTCAGGGGCAATGGTGGACGCCGCCCCTAGCGGATGGTCTCCTGCCCGGGATCGCAAGGCAGCAGATGTTAGCCCATTTACAGAATCAGGGCCTCCCCGTTTGCCAAGATCCTTGGGGGCCAGCGGTGGTCTCGCAGCTCGAAGGATTGGCCTATACCAATGCGGTGGTGCAGATCATCCCAATTCACACGGTGATAGCCAATCACAGTAGACTGGTGTTTAACCCCCAAGCCGATGGCCTGCGGGAGTTACGGGCTCTCTTCGAGGTCGCCGAAGGCTAA
- the uraH gene encoding hydroxyisourate hydrolase has protein sequence MTVRLETCTFTMGRLTTHVLDTALGKPAASLRLTVWAINNDADIKTALKTVETNSDGRTSEPLLDGDELLKGTYEITFDVAAYFATTGAALSEPPFLDQIPIRFTVADPTSHYHVPLLVSPWSYSTYRGS, from the coding sequence TTGACTGTACGACTAGAAACCTGCACCTTCACAATGGGCCGACTTACCACCCACGTCCTTGATACAGCCCTGGGTAAACCCGCCGCTTCGTTGCGGCTCACAGTCTGGGCCATCAATAATGATGCCGACATCAAAACGGCACTGAAAACCGTGGAAACCAACAGCGATGGCCGCACCAGCGAACCCCTGTTAGACGGCGATGAACTCCTGAAGGGCACCTACGAAATTACCTTTGATGTGGCGGCCTACTTTGCCACCACCGGAGCCGCCCTCTCCGAGCCACCCTTTTTGGATCAAATCCCCATCCGCTTCACCGTGGCCGATCCCACCAGTCACTATCATGTGCCGCTGCTGGTCTCTCCCTGGTCCTACAGCACCTATCGCGGCAGCTAA
- a CDS encoding Rieske 2Fe-2S domain-containing protein: MPHPTGPQEQRQPPASRRRSFLKYLVGGSMGAIALGLLRPNDGSAQDLEQLCSTFPHNSRCQDYLPGVPALDVDGTPLAVDTWLPSTTPGEPVAVTGIPNQITYLVILDGPSLAPYGLNPRCPHLGCTVDWNTDQQRFICPCHGSQFDGVGQVVRGPANQPLPLVTVIERQNQVRLVAQAPILDPR; the protein is encoded by the coding sequence ATGCCCCATCCCACAGGCCCCCAGGAACAGCGCCAGCCCCCTGCCTCCCGACGGCGATCCTTTCTGAAATACCTCGTCGGCGGCAGTATGGGAGCCATTGCCCTAGGGTTGCTCCGTCCCAATGACGGCTCAGCCCAGGATTTGGAACAACTGTGTTCCACCTTTCCCCACAATTCCCGCTGCCAAGACTATTTACCCGGAGTGCCCGCCCTAGATGTCGATGGCACTCCCCTAGCGGTTGATACCTGGTTGCCCTCGACGACTCCCGGCGAACCCGTAGCGGTGACGGGGATCCCCAACCAAATCACCTACCTCGTCATCCTCGATGGGCCAAGCCTTGCCCCCTACGGCCTCAATCCCCGCTGTCCTCACCTAGGCTGCACAGTGGATTGGAACACCGATCAGCAGCGCTTTATCTGCCCCTGCCATGGATCTCAGTTTGATGGGGTTGGCCAAGTGGTGCGCGGCCCTGCCAACCAACCGCTGCCCCTAGTCACTGTGATAGAACGACAAAATCAAGTGAGGCTGGTGGCTCAAGCCCCTATTCTGGATCCTCGCTAA